The Streptomyces sp. NL15-2K genome contains a region encoding:
- a CDS encoding Rrf2 family transcriptional regulator: MRISARADYAVRAVLELAVRQDDGPVKAETIATVQDIPHKFLEGILGDLRRGGVVDSRRGGGGGYRLAREASTITVADVIRAVDGPIVSVRGERPTGLAYTGTAQPLLPLWIALRANVRRILEGVTVADLAADALPEPVRRLAAEPAAWDNP, from the coding sequence ATGAGGATCTCGGCGCGGGCGGACTACGCGGTACGAGCGGTGCTGGAGCTCGCCGTACGGCAGGACGACGGACCGGTGAAGGCGGAGACCATCGCCACCGTCCAGGACATTCCGCACAAGTTCCTCGAGGGGATCCTCGGCGATCTGCGGCGCGGCGGCGTCGTCGACAGCCGACGCGGCGGGGGCGGCGGCTACCGTCTCGCGCGCGAAGCCTCGACGATCACGGTAGCGGACGTGATCCGGGCCGTCGACGGCCCCATCGTCTCGGTGCGCGGCGAGCGCCCCACGGGCCTCGCCTACACCGGGACCGCACAGCCGCTGCTGCCGCTGTGGATCGCGCTGCGCGCCAACGTCCGCCGGATCCTGGAGGGCGTCACGGTCGCCGACCTCGCGGCGGACGCCCTGCCCGAGCCGGTACGGCGGCTGGCGGCGGAGCCGGCGGCCTGGGACAACCCCTGA
- the mmsB gene encoding multiple monosaccharide ABC transporter permease: MSTDVTAKTPAPAPPGKGGSAAGDGLLQLVLDGMRRNMRQYGMLIALGLIVALFAVWTDGDLLLPRNVSNLVLQNSYILILAIGMMLIIIAGHIDLSVGSLTAFVGSIAAVFMVKNDIPWVLAVVLCLAIGAASGAAQGFFIAYLGIPSFIVTLAGMLVFRGLTEIFLEGQTLGPFPEGLQKVSNGFLPEVGPDTNYHNLTLLLGFAVLAFVVLQEVRDRKRQQEFSLDVPPTKLFVLKLVALVCAVLVVTLLLASYKGTPIVLLLLGVLVVGFGYVMRNAIIGRHVYAIGGNLAAAKLSGVKDKKVTFLLFLNMGMLAALAGLVFAARFNAASPKAGLNFELEAIAAAYIGGASMSGGVGTVLGAIIGGVVLGVLNNGMNLVGIGTDWQQVIKGLVLLAAVGFDVWNKRKVGS, translated from the coding sequence ATGAGCACGGATGTGACCGCCAAGACGCCGGCCCCGGCGCCGCCCGGCAAGGGCGGTTCGGCCGCGGGCGACGGCCTGCTCCAGCTGGTGCTGGACGGCATGCGCCGCAACATGCGGCAGTACGGCATGCTGATCGCCCTCGGCCTGATCGTGGCGCTGTTCGCCGTGTGGACCGACGGCGACCTGCTGCTTCCGCGCAACGTCTCGAACCTGGTCCTGCAGAACAGCTACATCCTGATCCTCGCGATCGGCATGATGCTGATCATCATCGCGGGCCACATCGACCTGTCGGTCGGCTCGTTGACAGCGTTCGTCGGCTCGATAGCCGCCGTGTTCATGGTCAAGAACGACATACCCTGGGTCCTCGCCGTGGTGCTGTGCCTGGCCATCGGCGCGGCCTCGGGTGCCGCACAAGGGTTCTTCATCGCCTATCTCGGCATTCCGTCGTTCATCGTGACCCTGGCCGGCATGCTGGTCTTCCGCGGTCTGACCGAGATCTTCCTGGAGGGACAGACGCTCGGCCCGTTCCCGGAGGGTCTGCAGAAGGTCTCCAACGGCTTCCTGCCCGAGGTGGGTCCGGACACCAATTACCACAACCTGACGCTGCTGCTGGGCTTCGCCGTGCTCGCGTTCGTGGTGCTCCAGGAGGTCCGTGACCGCAAGCGGCAGCAGGAGTTCTCGCTGGATGTGCCGCCCACCAAGCTCTTCGTGCTGAAGCTGGTCGCGCTGGTCTGCGCCGTCCTCGTGGTCACGCTGCTGCTCGCCAGCTACAAGGGCACCCCGATCGTGCTGCTGCTCCTCGGTGTGCTGGTCGTCGGCTTCGGCTATGTGATGCGCAACGCGATCATCGGCCGTCACGTCTACGCGATCGGCGGCAACCTGGCCGCGGCCAAGCTGTCGGGCGTGAAGGACAAGAAGGTCACCTTCCTGCTCTTCCTGAACATGGGCATGCTCGCGGCCCTGGCGGGTCTGGTCTTCGCCGCCCGCTTCAACGCGGCCTCGCCCAAGGCCGGCCTCAACTTCGAACTGGAGGCGATCGCGGCCGCGTACATCGGCGGCGCGTCGATGAGCGGCGGCGTCGGCACCGTCCTCGGCGCGATCATCGGCGGTGTGGTCCTGGGCGTGCTGAACAACGGTATGAACCTCGTCGGCATCGGCACCGACTGGCAGCAGGTCATCAAGGGCCTGGTGCTCCTGGCGGCGGTCGGCTTCGACGTGTGGAACAAGCGCAAGGTCGGTTCGTAA
- the chvE gene encoding multiple monosaccharide ABC transporter substrate-binding protein: MRTRRAALTAIAASASLALTLSACGQSSEGGSEEGSGSTKGATIGISMPTKSSERWIADGNNVVKELKAKGYKTKLIYGEDDPDQQVSQVENMITQGVKALIIAAIDNKSMNNVLQQAKDANIPVISYDRLILGTENVDYYASFDNEKVGELQGNYILEKLGLKDGSKKGPFNIELFAGSNDDNNTRYFFGGAMKVLQPYIDKKQLVVKSGQTKLNQVTTLRWDGGQAQKRMDDILTGTYKSARVDAVLSPYDGISIGILSALKSDDYGSKSKPLPVVTGQDAEVASVKSIIAGQQTQTVFKDIRALAKVASNMVDAVLNDKKPEVNDTKTYDNGVKVVPAYLLQPVSVDKSNYEKELVESGFYTAGDLK; encoded by the coding sequence ATGCGTACTCGCCGAGCCGCACTCACCGCCATAGCCGCCTCCGCCTCCCTCGCGCTCACCCTGTCCGCCTGCGGCCAGAGCAGTGAGGGCGGCAGCGAGGAGGGCTCGGGCAGCACCAAGGGCGCCACCATCGGCATCTCGATGCCGACCAAGTCCTCCGAGCGCTGGATCGCCGACGGCAACAACGTCGTCAAAGAGCTGAAGGCCAAGGGCTACAAGACCAAGCTGATCTACGGTGAGGACGACCCCGACCAGCAGGTCTCGCAGGTCGAGAACATGATCACGCAGGGCGTGAAGGCCCTGATCATCGCGGCCATCGACAACAAGTCGATGAACAACGTCCTCCAGCAGGCCAAGGACGCGAACATCCCGGTGATCTCCTACGACCGCCTCATCCTCGGCACCGAGAACGTCGACTACTACGCGTCCTTCGACAACGAGAAGGTCGGCGAGCTCCAGGGCAACTACATCCTCGAGAAGCTCGGTCTGAAGGACGGCTCCAAGAAGGGCCCGTTCAACATCGAGCTCTTCGCCGGCTCGAACGACGACAACAACACCCGTTACTTCTTCGGCGGCGCGATGAAGGTCCTGCAGCCGTACATCGACAAGAAGCAGCTCGTCGTCAAGTCCGGCCAGACCAAGCTCAACCAGGTCACCACCCTGCGCTGGGACGGCGGCCAGGCCCAGAAGCGTATGGACGACATCCTGACCGGCACGTACAAGAGCGCCCGGGTCGACGCGGTGCTCTCGCCGTACGACGGCATCTCCATCGGCATCCTCTCGGCGCTGAAGTCGGACGACTACGGCTCCAAGAGCAAGCCGCTGCCGGTCGTCACCGGTCAGGACGCCGAGGTCGCCTCGGTGAAGTCGATCATCGCGGGCCAGCAGACGCAGACCGTCTTCAAGGACATCCGCGCACTGGCCAAGGTCGCCTCGAACATGGTCGACGCGGTCCTCAACGACAAGAAGCCCGAGGTCAACGACACCAAGACGTACGACAACGGGGTGAAGGTCGTCCCCGCCTACCTGCTGCAGCCGGTGAGCGTCGACAAGTCCAACTACGAGAAGGAACTGGTCGAGAGCGGCTTCTACACCGCGGGCGACCTCAAGTAA
- a CDS encoding arabinan endo-1,5-alpha-L-arabinosidase — translation MTDNQTPTPARSASVSRTSRRTVLLAVPTAFLLALIPSTASAYPNPGRVTGSVVTHDPTMIRTSSGQYLLYATGGGISSKTSGDRTAFSAGADAFGTRPSWWRNYSSVPEAWAPDISYHGGKYLMYYSVSKFGSNTSAIGLATSSTGQPGSWTDQGTVYTSSSSSDYNAIDPNLFVDSDGKWWLSFGSWWTGIKMIQINPSTGKQLSSNTTRYSLASRPTGTKAVEAPYIVKRGSYYYLFASYDTCCNGTSSTYKVKVGRATSVTGPYRDKNGVSMMNNGGTPVLESHGSVIGPGGQSIMNDADGDLIVYHYYDGNDNGTPKLGINLVNWTSGWPVAY, via the coding sequence ATGACGGACAATCAAACCCCCACACCTGCAAGGAGCGCCAGCGTGAGCCGCACCTCCCGCAGAACCGTCCTGCTCGCCGTCCCCACCGCCTTCCTGCTCGCCCTCATCCCGAGTACGGCGTCGGCGTACCCCAACCCCGGTCGTGTCACCGGCTCGGTCGTCACGCACGACCCCACGATGATCCGCACCTCGTCCGGACAGTACCTGCTGTACGCCACCGGCGGCGGCATCAGCAGCAAGACCTCCGGTGACCGCACCGCCTTCAGCGCCGGCGCCGACGCCTTCGGCACCAGGCCGAGCTGGTGGCGGAACTACTCCTCCGTCCCGGAGGCCTGGGCGCCCGACATCTCGTACCACGGCGGCAAGTACCTGATGTACTACTCCGTCTCGAAGTTCGGCTCGAACACCTCCGCCATCGGGCTCGCCACCTCCAGCACCGGGCAGCCGGGCAGCTGGACCGACCAGGGCACCGTCTACACGTCGAGCTCGTCCAGCGACTACAACGCCATCGACCCGAACCTCTTCGTCGACAGCGACGGCAAGTGGTGGCTGTCGTTCGGGAGTTGGTGGACCGGGATCAAGATGATCCAGATCAATCCGTCCACCGGGAAGCAGCTCTCGAGCAACACCACCCGCTACTCCCTCGCCTCCCGCCCGACCGGAACCAAGGCCGTCGAAGCGCCCTACATCGTCAAACGAGGCAGCTACTACTACCTCTTCGCCTCCTACGACACCTGCTGCAACGGCACCAGTTCGACGTACAAGGTGAAGGTGGGCCGGGCGACCAGCGTCACCGGGCCGTACCGCGACAAGAACGGCGTCTCGATGATGAACAACGGCGGGACGCCCGTCCTGGAGTCCCACGGCAGCGTCATCGGCCCCGGCGGGCAGTCGATCATGAACGACGCCGACGGCGACCTGATCGTCTACCACTACTACGACGGCAACGACAACGGCACCCCCAAGCTCGGTATCAACCTTGTCAACTGGACCAGCGGATGGCCCGTGGCGTACTGA
- a CDS encoding histidinol-phosphate transaminase — translation MADNVTSLFRSTAAHSPSMAALTREGGEGAGPVDFCIPCNPYFPTPAMFDEMAGRLRDIITYYPSSADTITAELCSLLQLPPQCVAMGNGSTELITWIDHLLVRESLAIPVPTFGRWTDQPMETGKRVDMYPLQESSGFALDLAQYAEFIRARGTRVAVICNPNNPDGGFLHKHAIVQFMDAMADLDLVVIDESFLEFADAEAEPSVVQEAMLRPNVIVLRSLGKNFGLHGIRFGYLVANPALAGRVRSMLPKWNLNSFAEHVVFMLKEHGSEYAQSLQQVRRDRLDMAGQLAALPGLTVYPSQGNFLFVRLPVGAEGTVVRDRMLTEHRILVRECGNKIGSSSRFLRLVVRPQVDVRRLVSGLEQVLYGTRRGAAVPELATGTGYSSGTAAVDRLVSSTNGSGMQGLAAQAMGSGGQGIAAAPPAGTGMPMPAAAQTQTGGAGMPMPAAAQAGPQPVGFPAPSPTPMQAPTPMQAPTPAPMPAPTPMPTPMPTPMPTPVPAAAAAQAPGPMGGPTPPGVPARGGLTAAQVRGMTGPAAAADLQTAPATGWPNAQSWPNAAGMGQAG, via the coding sequence TTGGCTGACAACGTCACCTCGCTGTTCCGCAGCACCGCGGCGCACAGCCCGTCGATGGCGGCGCTGACGCGGGAGGGCGGCGAAGGAGCCGGTCCGGTCGACTTCTGCATTCCGTGCAACCCGTACTTCCCCACGCCCGCCATGTTCGACGAGATGGCGGGCCGCCTCCGGGACATCATCACGTACTACCCGAGCAGCGCCGACACCATCACGGCCGAGCTGTGCAGCCTGCTCCAGCTTCCCCCGCAGTGCGTCGCGATGGGCAACGGCTCCACCGAACTCATCACCTGGATCGACCACTTGCTGGTCCGCGAGTCCCTCGCCATCCCCGTCCCCACCTTCGGCCGCTGGACCGACCAGCCGATGGAGACCGGCAAGCGGGTCGACATGTACCCGCTCCAGGAGTCCAGCGGCTTCGCCCTGGACCTGGCCCAGTACGCCGAGTTCATCCGCGCCCGCGGCACCCGGGTCGCCGTGATCTGCAACCCGAACAACCCCGACGGCGGCTTTCTGCACAAGCACGCGATCGTGCAGTTCATGGACGCGATGGCCGACCTGGACCTGGTCGTGATCGACGAGTCGTTCCTGGAGTTCGCGGACGCCGAGGCCGAGCCGTCCGTCGTGCAGGAGGCGATGCTCCGCCCGAACGTCATCGTCCTGCGCAGCCTCGGCAAGAACTTCGGCCTGCACGGCATACGTTTCGGCTACCTGGTCGCCAACCCGGCGCTCGCGGGACGGGTGCGGTCGATGCTCCCCAAGTGGAACCTCAACTCCTTCGCGGAGCACGTGGTGTTCATGCTCAAGGAGCACGGCTCCGAGTACGCGCAGAGCCTCCAGCAGGTACGACGGGACCGGCTGGACATGGCCGGCCAGCTGGCCGCGCTGCCCGGTCTGACGGTTTACCCGTCCCAGGGCAATTTCCTCTTCGTGCGCCTCCCCGTGGGCGCCGAAGGCACCGTGGTCCGGGACCGGATGCTCACCGAGCACCGGATCCTGGTCCGCGAGTGCGGCAACAAGATCGGCTCCTCCAGCCGCTTCCTGCGACTCGTGGTGCGCCCCCAGGTGGACGTGCGTCGCCTGGTGTCCGGCCTGGAACAGGTGCTCTACGGGACCAGGAGGGGAGCCGCCGTGCCCGAGCTGGCTACAGGGACCGGCTACAGCTCGGGTACGGCGGCAGTTGACCGGTTGGTCAGTTCCACCAACGGCTCCGGCATGCAGGGCCTTGCCGCTCAGGCCATGGGTTCCGGCGGGCAGGGGATCGCAGCCGCCCCGCCCGCCGGGACCGGCATGCCGATGCCCGCGGCGGCACAGACACAGACCGGTGGGGCCGGGATGCCGATGCCTGCGGCGGCTCAGGCGGGGCCGCAGCCGGTGGGCTTCCCGGCCCCTTCACCGACGCCGATGCAGGCGCCGACACCGATGCAGGCACCGACGCCGGCGCCTATGCCTGCGCCGACGCCCATGCCGACCCCGATGCCGACCCCGATGCCGACTCCGGTGCCGGCCGCCGCTGCGGCGCAGGCGCCGGGCCCGATGGGTGGCCCGACCCCGCCGGGTGTTCCCGCCCGGGGCGGGCTCACCGCCGCGCAGGTGCGCGGGATGACCGGGCCGGCCGCCGCGGCGGATCTCCAGACTGCCCCGGCGACCGGGTGGCCCAATGCGCAGAGTTGGCCGAACGCGGCGGGGATGGGGCAGGCCGGCTGA
- a CDS encoding aldose epimerase family protein, which yields MELSRRTVIAGAAAAGLTAATVGGTAHATGGRKPVKSLFGKLADGTKIYSWALANGRTRMKVLSYGGIVQSLEIPDRHGRYKNVSLGFDNIEDYVASSPYFGALIGRYGNRIGKGQFTLDGKKYQVNVNDGANSLHGGAQGFDKRVWDIEPFTKGSDVGLYLYYTSVDGEMGYPGTLKVKVTYTLTKQGDWRIDYEATTDKTTVVNLTSHVYWNLAGEGSGTIEDHELQIAASRYTPTDSGLIPTGELAKVSGTPFDFRKAKPIGRDIRAAHPQLITAKGFDHNWVLDKGITAQPAHIATLRDPSSGRTLRMATNEPGLQFYSGNFLDGTLTGPGGRTYRQGDALCLETQHFPDSPNHASFPTTVLKPGQTYRTTTVHSFGC from the coding sequence ATGGAACTGAGCAGACGTACCGTCATCGCCGGGGCCGCAGCCGCCGGTTTAACCGCTGCCACCGTCGGTGGCACGGCCCACGCCACGGGAGGCAGGAAGCCGGTGAAGTCGCTCTTCGGCAAGCTCGCCGACGGCACGAAGATCTACAGCTGGGCGCTGGCGAACGGCCGGACCCGCATGAAGGTCCTCAGCTACGGCGGCATAGTCCAGTCCCTGGAGATCCCCGACCGGCACGGCCGGTACAAGAACGTGTCGCTGGGCTTCGACAACATCGAGGACTACGTCGCCTCCAGCCCGTACTTCGGCGCCCTGATCGGCCGGTACGGCAACCGCATCGGCAAGGGCCAGTTCACCCTGGACGGCAAGAAGTACCAGGTGAACGTCAACGACGGCGCGAACAGCCTGCACGGCGGCGCCCAGGGCTTCGACAAGCGCGTGTGGGACATCGAGCCGTTCACCAAGGGCTCGGACGTCGGCCTGTACCTGTACTACACGTCCGTCGACGGCGAGATGGGCTACCCGGGCACGCTCAAGGTGAAGGTCACCTACACCCTCACCAAGCAGGGCGACTGGCGCATCGACTACGAGGCCACGACCGACAAGACCACGGTCGTCAACCTCACCAGCCACGTCTACTGGAACCTCGCCGGCGAGGGCAGCGGCACGATCGAGGACCACGAGCTCCAGATCGCAGCCTCCCGCTACACGCCCACCGACTCGGGCCTCATCCCGACCGGTGAACTCGCGAAGGTCTCCGGCACCCCCTTCGACTTCCGCAAGGCCAAGCCGATCGGCCGGGACATCCGCGCCGCGCACCCGCAGCTGATCACCGCCAAGGGCTTCGACCACAACTGGGTCCTCGACAAGGGCATCACGGCCCAGCCGGCGCACATCGCCACGCTGCGCGACCCGTCCTCCGGCCGCACCCTGAGGATGGCCACCAACGAGCCGGGCCTGCAGTTCTACTCGGGCAACTTCCTCGACGGCACCCTGACCGGCCCCGGCGGCCGCACCTACCGCCAGGGCGACGCCCTCTGCCTGGAGACGCAGCACTTCCCGGACTCACCGAACCACGCGTCGTTCCCGACGACCGTGCTGAAGCCGGGGCAGACGTACCGGACGACGACGGTGCACTCGTTCGGCTGCTGA
- the mmsA gene encoding multiple monosaccharide ABC transporter ATP-binding protein — protein sequence MAGPVLEMRSIVKTFPGVKALSDVTLTVQQGEVHAICGENGAGKSTLMKVLSGLHPHGTYEGEILFEGEVCEFKDIRASEHHGIVIIHQELALVPFLSIAENIFLGNEHATRGIISWTETLRHATELLRRVGLTDHPDTRVADIGVGKQQLVEIAKALSKKVKLLILDEPTAALNDEDSGKLLDLILELKKQGITSIIISHKLNEIRKVADSVTILRDGRTIETLDVKAAETTEDRIISGMVGRDLENRFPERTPHQPEEGTAPALEIRDWTVNHPIDQQRKVVDDVSIQVRRGEIVGIAGLMGAGRTELAMSVFGRSYGRYAGGTVLRDGKEIRTKTVSEAVKHGIAYVTEDRKHYGLNLIDTINRNISLSALGKVAKRGVVDEHEERQVAESFRKSMNIKAPTVFEPVGKLSGGNQQKVVLSKWIFSGPEVLILDEPTRGIDVGAKYEIYTVIDQLAAEGKAVVFISSELPELLGMCDRIYTMAAGRLTGEFSRAEASQESLMRQMTKDKEVTR from the coding sequence ATGGCGGGACCCGTCCTGGAAATGCGCTCGATCGTCAAGACCTTTCCCGGCGTCAAGGCGCTGTCGGACGTCACACTGACCGTCCAGCAGGGCGAGGTCCACGCCATCTGCGGGGAGAACGGCGCCGGCAAGTCGACCTTGATGAAGGTCCTCTCCGGCCTCCACCCGCACGGCACGTACGAGGGCGAGATCCTCTTCGAGGGAGAGGTCTGCGAGTTCAAGGACATCAGGGCCAGTGAGCATCACGGCATCGTGATCATTCACCAGGAGCTGGCCCTGGTGCCCTTCCTCTCCATCGCGGAGAACATCTTCCTCGGCAACGAGCACGCCACACGCGGCATCATCAGCTGGACCGAGACGCTGAGGCACGCCACCGAACTGCTGCGCCGGGTCGGTCTGACCGACCACCCGGACACCCGCGTCGCCGACATCGGCGTGGGCAAGCAGCAGCTCGTGGAGATCGCGAAGGCGCTGTCGAAGAAGGTGAAGCTGCTCATCCTGGATGAGCCGACCGCGGCGCTGAACGACGAGGACAGCGGCAAGCTCCTGGATCTCATCCTGGAGCTGAAGAAGCAGGGCATCACCTCGATCATCATCTCCCACAAGCTGAACGAGATCCGCAAGGTCGCCGACTCGGTGACGATCCTGCGGGACGGCCGCACCATCGAGACGCTGGACGTGAAGGCCGCGGAGACCACCGAGGACCGGATCATCAGCGGAATGGTCGGCCGCGACCTGGAGAACCGCTTCCCGGAGCGGACGCCGCACCAGCCGGAGGAGGGCACCGCGCCCGCCCTGGAGATCCGCGACTGGACCGTGAACCACCCGATCGACCAGCAGCGCAAGGTCGTCGACGACGTGTCGATCCAGGTGCGCCGCGGGGAGATCGTCGGCATCGCGGGCCTCATGGGTGCCGGCCGCACCGAGCTCGCGATGAGCGTCTTCGGCCGCTCCTACGGCCGGTACGCGGGCGGCACGGTCCTCAGGGACGGCAAGGAGATCCGTACGAAGACCGTCTCCGAGGCGGTCAAGCACGGGATCGCGTACGTCACCGAGGACCGCAAGCACTACGGCCTCAACCTCATCGACACCATCAACCGGAACATCTCACTCAGCGCCCTGGGGAAGGTCGCCAAGCGCGGTGTCGTCGACGAGCACGAGGAACGGCAGGTCGCCGAGAGCTTCCGCAAGTCGATGAACATCAAGGCCCCGACCGTCTTCGAGCCGGTGGGCAAGCTGTCCGGCGGCAACCAGCAGAAGGTCGTCCTCAGCAAGTGGATCTTCTCGGGGCCCGAGGTGCTGATCCTGGACGAGCCGACGCGCGGGATCGACGTCGGCGCCAAGTACGAGATCTACACGGTCATCGACCAGCTGGCGGCCGAGGGCAAGGCGGTCGTCTTCATCTCCTCCGAGCTGCCGGAGCTGCTCGGTATGTGCGACCGCATCTACACGATGGCCGCGGGGCGGCTGACCGGTGAGTTCTCGCGGGCCGAAGCCTCGCAGGAATCGCTGATGCGCCAGATGACGAAGGACAAAGAGGTAACCCGATGA
- a CDS encoding DUF4360 domain-containing protein: MAGGLLLGGAIAALLTTALPAQGPSSGFDDPPPDKIVIKVATVNGSGCPQGTTAVAVSEDNTAFTVTYSDYLAQAGGDSDPTASRRNCQLSLIVHVPQGFTYAIASADYRGYAMLQPGASAVQRASYYFQGSSGTVYKTHNFAGAYNDNWQATDTTDWAQLVYAPCGVQRNFNINTELRVNAGTQSPGKVSFMTMDSTDGDISTTYHMAWKECPGK; the protein is encoded by the coding sequence ATGGCCGGTGGCCTGCTCCTCGGCGGCGCGATCGCCGCGCTCCTCACCACCGCCCTGCCCGCGCAGGGCCCCTCCTCCGGGTTCGACGACCCGCCCCCGGACAAGATCGTCATCAAGGTCGCCACGGTGAACGGCTCGGGCTGCCCGCAGGGCACGACCGCGGTCGCCGTCTCCGAGGACAACACCGCCTTCACGGTGACCTACAGCGACTACCTCGCCCAGGCCGGCGGCGACTCCGACCCCACGGCGTCGCGCAGGAACTGTCAGCTCAGTCTGATCGTCCACGTACCGCAGGGCTTCACGTACGCCATCGCCAGCGCGGACTACCGGGGCTACGCCATGCTCCAGCCGGGGGCGAGCGCGGTGCAGAGGGCCTCGTACTACTTCCAGGGCTCTTCCGGCACGGTCTACAAGACCCACAACTTCGCCGGCGCGTACAACGACAACTGGCAGGCCACCGACACCACGGACTGGGCCCAGCTCGTCTACGCGCCCTGCGGGGTCCAGCGCAACTTCAACATCAACACGGAGCTCCGGGTCAACGCGGGCACCCAGTCGCCCGGCAAGGTCAGCTTCATGACCATGGACTCGACCGACGGTGACATCAGCACGACGTACCACATGGCCTGGAAGGAGTGCCCGGGCAAGTGA